A single region of the Marinobacter nanhaiticus D15-8W genome encodes:
- a CDS encoding DUF2784 domain-containing protein codes for MLWRIAADAVLVLHLLFILFAVLGGLAVFWRRWCLWLHLPAVAWAALVMLNGWLCPLTPLEIQLRHMAGDAGYEGGFIAHYLLPLIYPPGLTRGVQMFLGAGVTTFNLLVYGSLIYRTWRHRNPTVS; via the coding sequence ATGCTCTGGCGCATCGCAGCGGACGCCGTTCTGGTCCTGCACCTGCTGTTTATCCTGTTCGCCGTGCTCGGCGGGCTGGCTGTTTTCTGGCGCCGCTGGTGCCTATGGCTGCACCTGCCAGCGGTCGCCTGGGCGGCGTTGGTGATGCTCAATGGCTGGCTTTGCCCGCTTACGCCGTTGGAGATCCAGCTCCGCCATATGGCAGGCGACGCCGGCTACGAGGGCGGTTTCATTGCTCACTATCTCCTGCCCCTGATCTACCCGCCGGGGCTGACCCGCGGCGTCCAAATGTTTTTGGGCGCCGGTGTAACTACATTTAATCTGTTGGTTTACGGCAGCCTAATCTATCGGACATGGCGCCATCGCAACCCAACGGTTTCTTAA
- a CDS encoding succinylglutamate desuccinylase/aspartoacylase domain-containing protein, with protein MDSQPHPVELSEDESVEDIEASQAIPAADGSAQNTGPETTAGGTAEPTPDKASSEQATRVAPNVDLKEVTPPPQPTPPAADATKEAAKTVPGPDDSASPAPKSPEETATTSPESQAPSTSPESPQTDQEEQTPAPTTSAEPTTEGTVQGEAPPEPAPKAEPLVILGAEVRPGTTTRLSWTPDTSMAGLNQPTPVLVINGAQPGPNLCLTGAVHGDELNGIEIIRRVMYDIQADELSGRIVGVPIVNVHGFQRGSRYLPDRRDLNRNFPGDPQGSLASRVAYSLFNDVIKHCDMLVDIHTGSLKRSNLPQLRADMHNTDVARLTEGFDKMAVVHSEGSPGMLRTVATEHGVVTVTMEAGESLRIQENQIEAGVNSLNSLLEKQGMLSRLFVWGKPEPVYYNSTWIRANHGGILVSDVELGQEVAAGEILGVVTDPITNAQHLIKAEQDGRVIGMAVDQVVMAGFAAYHIGTEARGPEQALQED; from the coding sequence ATGGATTCGCAACCGCATCCGGTGGAGTTGTCCGAAGACGAAAGCGTCGAGGATATCGAGGCGAGCCAGGCTATTCCGGCAGCCGACGGGAGCGCTCAAAATACTGGCCCCGAAACCACGGCAGGCGGCACTGCAGAGCCCACGCCGGATAAAGCGTCTTCCGAACAGGCTACCCGGGTAGCGCCCAACGTCGACCTGAAGGAAGTCACGCCACCGCCGCAGCCAACACCGCCGGCGGCCGATGCCACGAAGGAAGCCGCGAAAACGGTACCCGGGCCCGATGACAGCGCTTCGCCCGCGCCTAAGAGCCCCGAAGAGACGGCGACGACATCCCCTGAGTCCCAGGCACCTTCAACCTCTCCCGAATCACCGCAAACCGATCAGGAAGAACAAACCCCGGCACCGACCACATCAGCAGAGCCGACAACCGAAGGCACGGTTCAAGGCGAGGCGCCACCTGAACCGGCGCCTAAAGCCGAGCCGCTCGTCATCCTCGGTGCCGAGGTACGCCCCGGCACCACCACCCGGCTGTCGTGGACGCCCGATACCTCCATGGCCGGTCTCAACCAGCCCACACCGGTGCTGGTGATCAACGGCGCCCAACCGGGGCCCAACCTGTGCCTGACTGGCGCCGTACACGGCGACGAACTCAACGGCATCGAGATCATCCGCCGGGTGATGTACGACATACAGGCGGACGAACTGAGCGGACGCATCGTCGGGGTCCCCATCGTCAACGTCCATGGTTTCCAGCGCGGCTCACGCTACCTGCCGGACCGGCGCGACCTCAACCGCAACTTCCCCGGGGACCCCCAGGGAAGCCTGGCCTCCCGCGTCGCCTATTCCCTGTTCAACGACGTGATCAAGCACTGCGACATGCTGGTGGATATCCACACCGGATCGCTCAAACGCAGCAACCTGCCCCAGCTCAGGGCGGACATGCACAACACAGACGTGGCTCGGCTGACCGAAGGTTTCGACAAGATGGCAGTGGTCCACAGTGAGGGCTCCCCCGGCATGTTGCGCACCGTCGCAACCGAGCACGGGGTTGTGACCGTTACTATGGAGGCGGGTGAATCGCTGCGCATCCAGGAAAACCAGATCGAAGCCGGGGTCAACAGCCTAAATAGCCTGCTGGAGAAGCAGGGCATGCTGTCGCGGCTCTTCGTTTGGGGCAAACCGGAGCCGGTCTACTACAACTCCACCTGGATTCGCGCCAACCATGGGGGCATTCTGGTCAGCGATGTAGAGCTGGGGCAGGAAGTGGCCGCCGGTGAAATACTGGGTGTCGTGACCGACCCCATCACCAACGCCCAGCACCTTATCAAGGCTGAACAGGACGGTCGGGTCATCGGCATGGCGGTCGACCAAGTGGTCATGGCCGGTTTTGCGGCCTATCACATCGGCACCGAGGCGCGTGGACCGGAGCAAGCGCTACAGGAGGATTAG
- a CDS encoding DMT family transporter — MQNWLFLAAAICFEVVATSALKASEGFSKFWPSVLVVCGYALAFYFLALTLRTIPVGIAYAIWAGAGVALITLIGWLVFNQTLDLAAIIGILFIIAGVMILNIFSKVSPH; from the coding sequence ATGCAAAACTGGCTGTTTCTGGCTGCTGCGATCTGCTTCGAAGTGGTGGCCACGTCCGCGCTCAAAGCCTCGGAGGGCTTCTCGAAATTCTGGCCGTCGGTACTTGTGGTCTGTGGTTACGCCCTGGCGTTCTATTTCCTGGCGCTGACATTGCGCACTATTCCCGTGGGTATCGCCTACGCTATCTGGGCCGGGGCTGGCGTGGCGTTGATTACTCTGATCGGTTGGCTGGTGTTCAACCAGACCCTGGACCTGGCGGCGATCATCGGCATCCTGTTCATCATTGCCGGGGTGATGATCCTCAACATCTTTTCCAAGGTATCGCCGCACTAG
- a CDS encoding group III truncated hemoglobin, whose protein sequence is MDLDNPAAIHRMVQLFYASLLDDPVMEPVFMQVAGVHLAEHLPMIEGYWCKMLLGKDTYHRNMVYRHERVHDKFPLSREHFELWFDHFNHTLDHYFEGPYTEKARKLARRILRNLARWLAVRDEELAQAVKDVADQPARPG, encoded by the coding sequence ATGGATCTCGACAATCCCGCTGCGATCCACCGCATGGTTCAGCTTTTCTATGCCAGCCTGCTGGATGATCCGGTGATGGAGCCGGTGTTCATGCAAGTGGCCGGTGTACACCTCGCCGAGCATCTGCCGATGATCGAAGGTTATTGGTGCAAGATGCTACTGGGCAAGGATACCTACCACCGCAATATGGTCTACCGTCACGAACGGGTGCACGACAAGTTTCCCCTGAGCCGGGAGCATTTCGAACTCTGGTTCGATCACTTCAATCATACGCTCGATCACTATTTCGAAGGCCCCTATACCGAGAAGGCCCGCAAACTGGCGCGGCGAATCCTGCGTAACCTCGCCCGCTGGCTGGCGGTAAGGGACGAGGAACTGGCCCAGGCCGTCAAGGACGTGGCTGATCAGCCTGCCAGACCAGGCTAG
- a CDS encoding MarC family protein, whose product MLHTFFATYLSSAIRFLFLLAPFFVVTMFLALTRGEDTAHKHKVIQRACLSALILGLALFFAGPVLFNAIGITLNSFRIGAGSLLFLTAISLVNSGTRNHATSLPQEDRDDIAVVPLAIPIIVGPATIGAILVYGAELKTLPEMAGGVLGLITGLLALATLLYLSGYLERALGKTGLNIMSKISGLILSAMAAEIVMSGIAGFISTSGLAAG is encoded by the coding sequence ATGCTGCATACCTTTTTTGCCACCTATCTGAGCAGTGCCATCCGCTTCCTGTTCCTGCTGGCGCCCTTCTTCGTGGTGACCATGTTCCTCGCCCTGACCCGCGGTGAGGATACTGCCCACAAGCACAAGGTCATCCAGCGTGCCTGTCTGTCGGCGCTGATCCTGGGGCTGGCGCTGTTTTTTGCCGGCCCCGTGCTGTTCAACGCTATCGGTATCACGTTGAACTCCTTTCGCATCGGTGCCGGTTCGTTGTTGTTCCTGACCGCAATCAGCCTGGTCAACAGTGGCACGCGCAACCACGCCACCAGCCTGCCCCAGGAAGATCGCGACGATATTGCGGTGGTTCCGTTGGCGATTCCCATCATCGTCGGCCCAGCCACCATCGGTGCCATCCTGGTCTACGGTGCTGAACTCAAGACCCTGCCGGAAATGGCCGGCGGCGTACTGGGGCTGATTACGGGGTTGCTGGCGCTGGCGACACTGCTCTATCTTTCCGGTTACCTGGAGCGGGCACTGGGCAAGACGGGGCTGAATATCATGTCCAAGATCAGCGGCCTGATTCTCTCGGCCATGGCGGCTGAGATCGTCATGTCGGGAATTGCCGGATTTATCAGCACTTCGGGGTTGGCGGCGGGATAA
- a CDS encoding alpha/beta fold hydrolase gives MNLSQPKFLDTPRGRFAWREGGDSVGYPVVMVHGWPESSYCWEAVAGYLDSGLRIIAPDLRGLGDSERTESLAPYRKAELALDVIAMLDALGIDDFYLVGHDWGGVVAQEIAMAVPDRVHKLVIMNIAIINNLKGNKEVIEKVRAGSGSAYWYQHFQQTPDLPEAMIPGNEAAWLGHFLRTWSKDGFPQDAFDEYVRMYSLPGTAASGANYYRTFREDAKRWAGMADHRWPMPGLYIYGNRDRVIIPDYLNHIEDCFESVQVEEVDAAHFLQEEKPAEVAGHMNRFFAAD, from the coding sequence ATGAATCTCAGCCAACCCAAATTCCTGGATACCCCGCGCGGACGTTTCGCCTGGCGCGAAGGGGGCGACTCGGTGGGCTACCCGGTCGTGATGGTTCATGGTTGGCCAGAGAGCAGCTATTGCTGGGAAGCGGTGGCAGGCTACCTGGATAGTGGCCTGCGGATCATTGCCCCGGACTTACGCGGATTGGGCGACAGCGAACGAACTGAAAGCCTCGCGCCCTACCGCAAGGCGGAGCTGGCGTTGGACGTCATCGCCATGCTCGACGCCTTGGGTATCGACGATTTCTACCTGGTGGGGCATGACTGGGGCGGGGTCGTGGCTCAGGAGATTGCAATGGCGGTGCCCGACCGCGTGCACAAGCTGGTCATCATGAACATCGCCATCATCAACAACCTCAAGGGCAACAAGGAAGTTATCGAAAAGGTCCGCGCCGGCAGTGGCAGCGCCTACTGGTACCAGCATTTCCAGCAAACGCCCGACCTCCCCGAGGCCATGATCCCCGGCAACGAGGCGGCCTGGCTGGGTCACTTCCTGCGCACCTGGAGCAAGGATGGCTTCCCTCAGGATGCTTTCGACGAGTACGTGCGCATGTACAGCCTGCCGGGCACCGCCGCGAGCGGCGCCAACTACTACCGCACCTTCCGTGAGGACGCCAAGCGCTGGGCCGGCATGGCCGATCACCGGTGGCCGATGCCGGGCTTATATATCTATGGCAACCGGGACCGGGTAATCATTCCCGACTACCTCAATCACATCGAAGACTGCTTTGAGAGCGTCCAGGTCGAGGAGGTGGATGCCGCCCATTTCCTGCAGGAGGAGAAGCCCGCGGAAGTGGCAGGGCATATGAATCGTTTTTTTGCCGCGGATTAG
- a CDS encoding DMT family transporter: MPIAAHYVLTVLIWGLTWTAIRLQVEAAPVDLSVFYRFVLAAATALLVLAAVRRLPKLTLRQHGLLVLQGLTLYSINFLLIYRAAESMTSGLLAVVFSLAALFNALNGWLLMRLVPNRRIYPAVALGVSGVALLFWHDLNLGNATLAAILFALGGTYWFSLGNLISLRVRAADIPLLAGNAWAMFYGAVVLGTWCLSQGVDWHLPTSPTFWGATLFLAIPGSTIAFYSYLTVIRVLGADRAGYATVLFPVVALTVSTWLEGFEWTVTAIFGAVLALLGNYVLFRKPRHARNPALHGRT; this comes from the coding sequence ATGCCCATCGCCGCCCATTACGTCCTGACCGTGTTGATCTGGGGGCTGACCTGGACCGCTATCCGTCTGCAGGTGGAGGCGGCACCGGTGGATCTGTCCGTGTTCTACCGCTTTGTGCTTGCTGCGGCGACGGCGCTGTTGGTGCTGGCCGCCGTGCGGCGCCTGCCGAAGCTGACCCTGCGTCAACACGGGCTGCTGGTCCTCCAGGGCCTGACCCTCTACAGCATCAATTTCCTGTTGATCTACCGGGCGGCGGAATCCATGACATCCGGGTTGCTGGCGGTGGTATTTTCCCTGGCGGCACTGTTCAACGCCCTCAACGGCTGGCTGCTGATGCGCCTGGTGCCGAACCGGCGCATCTACCCGGCGGTGGCCCTGGGTGTCTCCGGCGTAGCCCTGCTGTTCTGGCACGATCTCAACCTGGGTAACGCCACACTCGCAGCTATCCTGTTTGCCCTCGGGGGTACCTACTGGTTCTCCCTGGGCAACCTGATCAGCCTGCGAGTGAGGGCGGCGGATATTCCGCTGCTGGCGGGCAATGCCTGGGCCATGTTCTACGGCGCAGTCGTGCTTGGGACCTGGTGCCTGAGCCAGGGTGTCGACTGGCATTTGCCGACCTCCCCGACCTTCTGGGGGGCGACCCTGTTCCTGGCGATCCCCGGCTCGACCATCGCCTTCTACAGCTACCTGACGGTCATCCGTGTCCTAGGCGCTGATCGCGCCGGCTACGCGACTGTGTTGTTCCCGGTGGTGGCGCTCACCGTGTCCACCTGGCTGGAAGGCTTCGAATGGACCGTGACCGCCATTTTCGGCGCGGTGCTCGCGTTACTAGGCAATTACGTGCTGTTTCGCAAGCCGCGCCATGCGCGAAACCCTGCACTGCACGGCCGGACCTAA
- a CDS encoding AraC family transcriptional regulator, with the protein MHQTAQTPHNRDIVDALRLAGAAPRRVLELDGGRALALWHNQLGEARYERPRHHALSIYTRSGEQTTRQVNGRAVSQGFPGAVCLFPAGSQSQWKIAGPFEFVHLYFNELDLRRCAEQTWDCEPDHIQLAERYQVEDDIIAQAGKLIDMGDWNAPGQALAADHLTHWLLVQIVSRHASIDRPPPAVAGTLAPKHRRLLQERIEAQLDQPLNLATLAGWVNLSPYHFARLFRASFGCAPYQYLQERRLTRARDELRQSDLPVTTIAMHCGFNDASQFSRAFRKRFGITPSAYRISQT; encoded by the coding sequence GTGCACCAGACCGCCCAGACACCACACAACCGGGATATTGTCGACGCCCTGCGCCTGGCCGGAGCGGCGCCCCGGCGCGTGCTGGAACTGGATGGCGGCCGCGCCCTGGCCCTCTGGCACAACCAGTTGGGCGAGGCCCGTTACGAACGCCCGCGCCACCATGCGCTGAGCATCTACACCCGCAGCGGTGAACAGACGACGCGACAGGTTAACGGCCGTGCGGTGAGCCAGGGCTTCCCCGGCGCGGTCTGTCTGTTTCCGGCCGGCAGCCAATCCCAGTGGAAGATTGCCGGTCCTTTCGAGTTCGTGCACCTGTATTTCAACGAACTGGACCTGCGCCGTTGTGCCGAGCAGACCTGGGATTGCGAGCCCGACCATATCCAGTTGGCCGAGCGCTACCAGGTGGAAGACGACATCATCGCCCAGGCGGGCAAGCTGATCGATATGGGCGACTGGAACGCGCCTGGTCAAGCGCTGGCGGCAGATCATCTGACCCACTGGCTGCTGGTCCAGATCGTCAGTCGCCACGCCTCAATAGACCGGCCGCCACCTGCCGTCGCCGGCACCCTGGCCCCGAAACATCGGCGGCTGCTACAGGAGCGCATCGAAGCACAGCTGGATCAGCCCCTCAACCTGGCCACGCTGGCCGGCTGGGTCAACCTCAGCCCCTATCACTTTGCGCGCCTGTTCCGTGCCAGCTTCGGCTGCGCACCCTACCAGTACCTGCAAGAACGGCGGCTGACACGCGCCAGGGACGAACTCCGCCAGTCGGATTTGCCCGTGACCACCATCGCCATGCACTGCGGTTTCAACGATGCCAGCCAGTTCAGTCGCGCGTTCCGTAAGCGCTTCGGAATAACGCCCTCCGCCTATCGCATTAGTCAGACGTGA
- a CDS encoding carbohydrate binding domain-containing protein yields MKRMTPWLASIGATCLALSAQATETVDILVLYIDDATQTSNGSDINARIASYIEYTNQAYQNSEVDMQLRLVGAENVDLPYTYVNGDNLGAFRNNGTVAQLRQQYGADLVTLLNLREPVSGGYVCGIAYVPPGQPGTGEFYSNAPSLGFSLVGIDCGYSTFSHELGHNMSLGHSYVQQSEGGIYPWARGHGVNGLFSTIMAYPQAYGTRNQVQQFSSPQQRKCEGQLCGVDRDQPDGADSVANLRVVASQVAGFVPTVNPDDGGGDDGGDLPICNKPELDDNLLEEGDFNSLSAWDAFANAASLQQSALTADCGRDYVLRVTDRSQFYGGPAQDITDVVEGGQQYRLTAKLGIASGSERDSIRAAIQLSDSEGTRYQYLPEASFSNSELSTYDQTFTLEGDASLDNAQLLIYGPEAGVDFYVDEVKLVNVGAPETEEPTLLVDEGFENGATGWGAYFGTGLYYSRTAQAGNYGLLSANRNSWYSGPGFDVHGVLDAGQTYQASVDVFLRNSALSSDNAQLWAYYVDDAGAHWQQLGGQAIATHAWQRIEASFSINPDGPVTQLRLHVIGPEPATRLYIDNLQVTR; encoded by the coding sequence ATGAAAAGGATGACACCCTGGCTGGCAAGTATAGGCGCGACATGCCTGGCGCTGAGCGCGCAGGCGACGGAAACCGTCGACATTCTCGTGCTCTACATCGACGACGCCACGCAGACCAGCAACGGTAGCGATATCAATGCCCGAATTGCTTCGTATATCGAGTACACCAACCAGGCGTACCAGAACAGTGAAGTGGACATGCAACTGCGTCTGGTCGGCGCTGAGAATGTCGACCTGCCCTACACCTACGTCAACGGCGACAACCTTGGAGCCTTCCGCAATAACGGCACCGTGGCGCAATTGCGCCAGCAGTATGGCGCCGACCTGGTGACCCTGCTCAACCTGCGCGAGCCGGTCAGCGGTGGCTACGTGTGCGGCATCGCCTACGTACCGCCGGGCCAGCCCGGTACCGGCGAGTTCTACAGCAACGCACCGAGCCTGGGCTTCAGCCTGGTGGGCATCGATTGCGGCTATAGCACCTTCAGCCATGAGCTGGGCCATAACATGAGCCTGGGGCATTCCTACGTCCAGCAGTCGGAAGGCGGTATCTACCCCTGGGCCCGGGGCCACGGCGTGAACGGTCTGTTCAGTACCATCATGGCCTACCCCCAGGCCTACGGTACCCGCAACCAGGTGCAGCAGTTCTCCAGTCCACAGCAGCGCAAGTGCGAAGGCCAACTCTGCGGCGTCGACCGCGACCAGCCTGATGGTGCGGATTCGGTGGCCAATTTGCGGGTGGTGGCGAGCCAGGTGGCCGGTTTCGTGCCTACCGTCAATCCCGACGACGGCGGCGGCGATGATGGCGGCGACCTGCCCATCTGCAACAAGCCGGAGCTGGACGATAACCTGCTGGAAGAAGGCGACTTCAACAGCCTGTCCGCCTGGGACGCCTTTGCCAACGCCGCATCCCTGCAGCAAAGCGCCCTTACCGCCGACTGCGGACGAGACTACGTGCTGCGCGTGACCGACCGCTCCCAGTTCTACGGCGGCCCGGCGCAGGATATTACCGATGTCGTCGAAGGCGGCCAGCAATACCGCCTGACCGCAAAGCTGGGTATCGCCTCCGGCAGCGAGCGGGACAGCATCCGCGCCGCGATCCAGCTCAGCGACAGCGAAGGCACCCGCTACCAGTACCTGCCGGAAGCGTCATTCAGCAACAGCGAACTGAGCACCTACGACCAGACCTTCACGCTGGAGGGCGATGCTTCGTTGGATAATGCCCAGCTGCTGATCTACGGCCCCGAGGCGGGCGTCGATTTCTATGTGGATGAGGTTAAGCTGGTCAACGTGGGTGCGCCTGAAACCGAGGAACCCACATTACTGGTGGACGAAGGCTTTGAGAACGGCGCCACCGGCTGGGGCGCCTACTTCGGCACCGGGCTCTACTATTCCCGTACCGCCCAGGCTGGTAACTACGGCTTGCTGTCGGCGAATCGCAACAGCTGGTATTCGGGTCCCGGTTTCGATGTCCATGGCGTGCTCGACGCCGGCCAGACCTACCAGGCCAGCGTGGATGTGTTCCTGCGCAATTCAGCACTGAGCTCGGATAACGCGCAACTCTGGGCCTACTACGTCGATGATGCTGGCGCCCACTGGCAACAGCTTGGCGGCCAAGCCATCGCTACCCATGCCTGGCAGAGGATCGAGGCCAGCTTTAGCATCAACCCGGATGGGCCGGTCACTCAACTGCGCCTTCACGTAATAGGGCCGGAGCCGGCGACGCGGCTGTATATCGACAACCTGCAGGTGACGCGCTGA